From one Esox lucius isolate fEsoLuc1 chromosome 11, fEsoLuc1.pri, whole genome shotgun sequence genomic stretch:
- the LOC114840327 gene encoding hemoglobin subunit alpha-4, with protein sequence MSLSAKDKANVKSIWTKILTKSDDIGEQAFSRMLVVYPQTKTYFSHWADLKPGSAQVKKHGDTIMNKIDECVNHMEDLVPFLSSLSELHATKLRVDPANFKFLAHCLLVAVAAYLPNDFTPDIHLSVDKFLQLVALALAEKYR encoded by the exons ATGAGTCTCTCAGCCAAGGACAAAGCCAATGTGAAGTCCATCTGGACCAAGATCCTAACTAAATCCGATGACATTGGAGAACAGGCGTTTTCCAG GATGCTGGTCGTCTACCCCCAGACCAAGACCTACTTCTCCCACTGGGCTGATCTGAAACCCGGATCCGCTCAAGTAAAGAAACACGGCGACACCATCATGAACAAGATCGATGAGTGTGTTAACCACATGGAAGACCTCGTGCCTTTCCTGTCCAGCCTCAGCGAACTGCACGCCACCAAACTGAGGGTGGATCCCGCCAACTTCAAG TTCCTGGCCCACTGCCTGCTTGTGGCTGTTGCCGCCTACTTACCCAACGACTTCACCCCAGATATCCATCTGTCCGTGGACAAGTTCCTGCAGCTAGTTGCTCTGGCCCTGGCGGAGAAGTACCGCTAA
- the LOC105010115 gene encoding hemoglobin subunit beta-like isoform X3 produces the protein MVQWTSTELSAIEGVWGRISTDEIGAQAVARLLIVFPWIRWYFSRFGNLADPAAIMSNLNVISHGKTVMRALDKAVQNPFNIENTFAALSVIHSEKLHVDPDNFLLLADCITVCIAAKLGPTVFNVDTHEAFHKFMCEVVSAFKKRYH, from the exons ATGGTTCAGTGGACATCAACTGAGCTCAGCGCTATAGAAGGCGTTTGGGGAAGGATCAGCACTGATGAGATTGGAGCCCAAGCCGTGGCCAG ACTTCTGATCGTGTTTCCATGGATTCGGTGGTATTTCAGCCGCTTCGGTAACCTGGCCGACCCAGCTGCCATCATGAGTAACCTCAATGTGATTAGTCATGGGAAGACGGTGATGCGTGCACTAGACAAGGCTGTGCAGAACCCATTTAACATCGAGAACACCTTCGCTGCACTGAGTGTGATCCATTCCGAGAAACTGCATGTGGATCCTGACAACTTCCTG CTCTTGGCCGACTGCATAACGGTGTGCATTGCCGCAAAGTTGGGCCCCACCGTTTTCAATGTTGATACCCACGAAGCCTTCCACAAGTTTATGTGTGAGGTTGTGTCCGCTTTTAAAAAACGGTACCACTAG
- the LOC105010115 gene encoding hemoglobin subunit beta-like isoform X1, protein MFDATSRDILMRHFCPNVIWHGSDLISSQAEGRQSDQSNWTSTELSAIEGVWGRISTDEIGAQAVARLLIVFPWIRWYFSRFGNLADPAAIMSNLNVISHGKTVMRALDKAVQNPFNIENTFAALSVIHSEKLHVDPDNFLLLADCITVCIAAKLGPTVFNVDTHEAFHKFMCEVVSAFKKRYH, encoded by the exons ATGTTTGATGCCACAAGCAGGGACATTTTAATGAG aCATTTTTGCCCGAATGTTATTTGGCATGGATCCGATCTTATCTCTAGTCAAGCAGAAGGTCGACAATCCgaccaatcaaat TGGACATCAACTGAGCTCAGCGCTATAGAAGGCGTTTGGGGAAGGATCAGCACTGATGAGATTGGAGCCCAAGCCGTGGCCAG ACTTCTGATCGTGTTTCCATGGATTCGGTGGTATTTCAGCCGCTTCGGTAACCTGGCCGACCCAGCTGCCATCATGAGTAACCTCAATGTGATTAGTCATGGGAAGACGGTGATGCGTGCACTAGACAAGGCTGTGCAGAACCCATTTAACATCGAGAACACCTTCGCTGCACTGAGTGTGATCCATTCCGAGAAACTGCATGTGGATCCTGACAACTTCCTG CTCTTGGCCGACTGCATAACGGTGTGCATTGCCGCAAAGTTGGGCCCCACCGTTTTCAATGTTGATACCCACGAAGCCTTCCACAAGTTTATGTGTGAGGTTGTGTCCGCTTTTAAAAAACGGTACCACTAG
- the LOC114840326 gene encoding hemoglobin subunit beta-4-like, translating into MVEWTADERHALASLWGKIDTDETGTQAMARLLIVFPWTRRYFSSLGNLVDSAAILDNPEVVMYGITLMRVLGMAVQNPDNMKNTLTALSVLLSGKLHVDPDNFKLLAECITVCIAAKLGPRVFDAYTHEAFYKFMCVVVSAFKKQYH; encoded by the exons ATGGTCGAATGGACGGCAGATGAGCGCCATGCTCTAGCAAGCCTGTGGGGAAAAATCGACACTGATGAGACGGGAACCCAAGCCATGGCCAG GCTTCTGATCGTGTTTCCATGGACTCGGAGGTATTTCAGCAGCCTCGGGAACCTGGTCGACTCAGCTGCCATCTTGGATAACCCCGAAGTGGTTATGTATGGGATAACGCTGATGCGGGTACTAGGCATGGCTGTGCAGAACCCAGATAACATGAAGAACACCTTAACTGCACTCAGTGTGCTCCTCTCCGGGAAACTGCATGTGGATCCTGACAACTTCAAG CTCTTGGCCGAGTGCATCACCGTGTGCATTGCAGCAAAGCTGGGCCCCAGGGTTTTCGATGCTTATACCCACGAAGCCTTCTACAAGTTtatgtgtgtagttgtgtcCGCTTTTAAAAAACAGTACCACTAG
- the LOC114840425 gene encoding hemoglobin subunit beta-like, giving the protein MVEWTAAERKAIASVWGSISADEIGPQSVARLLIVFPWTRRYFSSFGNLADSAAILGNPKVANHGKTVMKALDKAVQNLDNIKKTYTALSVTHSEKLHVDPDNFKLLSECITVCIAAKLGPTVFDAYTHEAFYKFMCVVVSALSKQYH; this is encoded by the exons ATGGTTGAGTGGACAGCAGCTGAGCGCAAAGCTATAGCAAGCGTTTGGGGAAGTATCAGCGCTGATGAGATTGGACCCCAATCCGTGGCCAG ACTTTTGATCGTGTTTCCATGGACTCGGAGGTATTTCAGCAGCTTCGGTAACCTGGCCGACTCAGCTGCCATCTTGGGTAACCCCAAAGTGGCTAACCATGGGAAGACGGTGATGAAGGCACTAGACAAGGCTGTGCAGAACCTGGATAACATCAAGAAAACCTACACCGCACTCAGTGTGACCCATTCCGAGAAACTGCATGTGGATCCTGACAACTTCAAG CTCTTGTCCGAGTGCATCACCGTGTGCATTGCCGCAAAGCTGGGCCCCACCGTTTTCGATGCTTATACCCATGAAGCCTTCTACAAGttcatgtgtgtggttgtgtccgCTCTCAGCAAACAGTACCACTAG
- the LOC105010112 gene encoding hemoglobin subunit beta (The RefSeq protein has 1 substitution compared to this genomic sequence), producing MVQWTAAERKAIASVWGSISADEIGPQSVARLLIVFPWTRRYFSSFGNLADSAAILGNPKVANHGKTVMKALDKAVQNLDNIKKTYTALSVTHSEKLHVDPDNFKLLSECITVCIAAKLGPTVFDAYTHEAFYKFMCVVVSALSKQYH from the exons ATGGTTGAGTGGACAGCAGCTGAGCGCAAAGCTATAGCAAGCGTTTGGGGAAGTATCAGCGCTGATGAGATTGGACCCCAATCCGTGGCCAG ACTTTTGATCGTGTTTCCATGGACTCGGAGGTATTTCAGCAGCTTCGGTAACCTGGCCGACTCAGCTGCCATCTTGGGTAACCCCAAAGTGGCTAACCATGGGAAGACGGTGATGAAGGCACTAGACAAGGCTGTGCAGAACCTGGATAACATCAAGAAAACCTACACCGCACTCAGTGTGACCCATTCCGAGAAACTGCATGTGGATCCTGACAACTTCAAG CTCTTGTCCGAGTGCATCACCGTGTGCATTGCCGCAAAGCTGGGCCCCACCGTTTTCGATGCTTATACCCATGAAGCCTTCTACAAGttcatgtgtgtggttgtgtccgCTCTCAGCAAACAGTACCACTAG
- the LOC105010115 gene encoding hemoglobin subunit beta-like isoform X2, with the protein MFDATSRDILMRHFCPNVIWHGSDLISSQAEGRQSDQSNWTSTELSAIEGVWGRISTDEIGAQAVASRFGNLADPAAIMSNLNVISHGKTVMRALDKAVQNPFNIENTFAALSVIHSEKLHVDPDNFLLLADCITVCIAAKLGPTVFNVDTHEAFHKFMCEVVSAFKKRYH; encoded by the exons ATGTTTGATGCCACAAGCAGGGACATTTTAATGAG aCATTTTTGCCCGAATGTTATTTGGCATGGATCCGATCTTATCTCTAGTCAAGCAGAAGGTCGACAATCCgaccaatcaaat TGGACATCAACTGAGCTCAGCGCTATAGAAGGCGTTTGGGGAAGGATCAGCACTGATGAGATTGGAGCCCAAGCCGTGGCCAG CCGCTTCGGTAACCTGGCCGACCCAGCTGCCATCATGAGTAACCTCAATGTGATTAGTCATGGGAAGACGGTGATGCGTGCACTAGACAAGGCTGTGCAGAACCCATTTAACATCGAGAACACCTTCGCTGCACTGAGTGTGATCCATTCCGAGAAACTGCATGTGGATCCTGACAACTTCCTG CTCTTGGCCGACTGCATAACGGTGTGCATTGCCGCAAAGTTGGGCCCCACCGTTTTCAATGTTGATACCCACGAAGCCTTCCACAAGTTTATGTGTGAGGTTGTGTCCGCTTTTAAAAAACGGTACCACTAG
- the LOC105010114 gene encoding hemoglobin subunit alpha-4-like (The RefSeq protein has 2 substitutions compared to this genomic sequence) codes for MSLSAKDKANVKSIWTKIQTKSDDIGEQAFSRMLVVYPQTKTYFSHWADLKPGSAQVIKHGDTIMNKIDECVNHMEDLVPFLSSLSELHATKLRVDPANFKFLAHCLLVAVAAYLPNDFTPDIHLSVDKFLQLVALALAEKYR; via the exons ATGAGTCTCTCAGCCAAGGACAAAGCCAATGTGAAGTCCATCTGGACCAAGATCCTAACTAAATCCGATGACATTGGAGAACAGGCGTTTTCCAG GATGCTGGTCGTCTACCCCCAGACCAAGACCTACTTCTCCCACTGGGCTGATCTGAAACCCGGATCCGCTCAAGTGAAGAAACACGGCGACACCATCATGAACAAGATCGATGAGTGTGTTAACCACATGGAAGACCTCGTGCCTTTCCTGTCCAGCCTCAGCGAACTGCACGCCACCAAACTGAGGGTGGATCCCGCCAACTTCAAG TTCCTGGCCCACTGCCTGCTTGTGGCTGTTGCCGCCTACTTACCCAACGACTTCACCCCAGATATCCATCTGTCCGTGGACAAGTTCCTGCAGCTAGTTGCTCTGGCCCTGGCGGAGAAGTACCGCTAA